From the Sinorhizobium garamanticum genome, one window contains:
- the ehuA gene encoding ectoine/hydroxyectoine ABC transporter ATP-binding protein EhuA translates to MNDMPMVRFENVSKRYGPLTVLDNLDLDIGRGEKVSIIGPSGSGKTTVLRMLMTLEAINDGVIWVDGEPMTHMMQNGKLVPATTKHIRRIRAKIGMVFQSFNLFPHMTAMGNCIEAPITVLGMKRSEAEERAAELLNMVGLSAKKDHYPSQLSGGQQQRVAIARALAMRPKIMLFDEVTSALDPELVGEVLQVIRKIGREHDLTMLMVTHQMGFAKEFSDRVCFFYQGKICEQGAPAEIFGNPKNERTRQFLNAVLEAG, encoded by the coding sequence ATGAACGACATGCCAATGGTACGCTTCGAGAACGTTTCAAAACGCTACGGCCCGCTCACCGTTCTCGACAATCTCGACCTCGATATCGGCCGTGGCGAGAAGGTGTCGATCATCGGCCCCTCGGGCTCCGGCAAGACGACCGTCTTGCGCATGCTCATGACGCTGGAGGCCATCAATGATGGTGTCATCTGGGTCGATGGGGAACCGATGACGCATATGATGCAGAACGGCAAGCTTGTGCCCGCGACCACCAAGCACATACGCCGGATCCGCGCGAAAATCGGCATGGTGTTCCAGTCCTTCAACCTCTTCCCGCACATGACGGCGATGGGAAACTGCATCGAAGCGCCAATAACCGTGCTCGGAATGAAGCGTTCGGAGGCTGAGGAACGGGCGGCGGAGCTCCTGAACATGGTCGGCCTGTCCGCCAAGAAGGATCACTACCCGTCGCAGCTCTCGGGCGGACAGCAACAGCGTGTGGCAATCGCGCGGGCACTTGCAATGCGGCCGAAGATCATGCTGTTCGACGAGGTAACGTCGGCGCTCGACCCGGAACTTGTGGGCGAAGTTCTGCAGGTTATAAGGAAGATCGGTCGCGAACACGACCTGACCATGCTCATGGTTACCCACCAGATGGGCTTCGCCAAGGAGTTTTCGGACAGGGTGTGCTTCTTCTATCAAGGTAAGATTTGCGAACAGGGCGCCCCTGCGGAAATCTTTGGAAACCCCAAGAACGAAAGGACAAGGCAGTTTCTGAACGCTGTCTTGGAAGCAGGATAA
- a CDS encoding M24 family metallopeptidase, with translation MSRSAVFTAAEYSRRIRDVKKRMERAGFDLIICQDPANMGWLTGYDGWSFYVPQCVLVHVDEELPIWFGRAQDEKSALLTTGLPQSNVVPFSEYLVQNPEGHPFDELAELVRARGWGKARIGVEMDAHYYTARCHAHLVKGLPEASFSNNGDLVNWARLIKSEPELALMREAGAICSHAMERAIAKMSPGVPQNEVIAELYHAQIMGVGGLGGDYAAICPLMPVGEGTATPHLTWTEDPLPQSGLAILEIAGVRRRYHVALTRTVHFGRPPQTYLDIAKAIVDGVDAGLEKARSGNTAEEVEAAWQAVLRSRGLKKESRVGYPIGLAYPPDWGERTVSLRPGDRTELQPGMCFHMMAGVWLGDFGLAISESFVVTDKGGEKLCTSPRELIVVE, from the coding sequence GTGAGCAGGTCGGCTGTTTTTACCGCGGCGGAGTATTCCCGCCGGATCCGTGACGTGAAGAAACGCATGGAACGGGCGGGCTTCGACCTCATCATATGTCAGGATCCCGCGAACATGGGCTGGCTCACCGGCTACGACGGCTGGTCGTTCTATGTTCCGCAATGCGTCCTCGTGCACGTGGACGAGGAACTGCCCATCTGGTTCGGCCGGGCGCAGGACGAGAAGAGCGCCCTTCTGACGACCGGCTTACCTCAGAGCAACGTCGTGCCGTTTTCGGAGTATCTGGTGCAGAATCCGGAAGGCCATCCCTTCGACGAGCTTGCCGAGCTGGTGCGCGCCCGTGGCTGGGGGAAGGCGCGCATCGGTGTGGAGATGGATGCACACTACTACACAGCGCGGTGCCACGCCCATCTCGTCAAAGGGCTTCCGGAGGCCAGCTTTTCCAACAACGGCGACCTGGTCAATTGGGCCCGCCTGATCAAATCCGAGCCCGAACTGGCCTTGATGCGTGAGGCCGGCGCCATCTGCTCACATGCGATGGAGCGGGCCATCGCCAAGATGAGCCCCGGGGTGCCGCAGAACGAAGTCATCGCCGAACTCTATCACGCCCAGATCATGGGCGTCGGTGGTCTCGGTGGCGACTATGCCGCCATCTGCCCGCTGATGCCCGTTGGCGAAGGCACTGCCACACCGCATTTGACCTGGACCGAGGATCCTCTGCCGCAGTCCGGTCTTGCAATCCTTGAAATCGCCGGCGTGAGGCGGCGCTACCATGTGGCGCTGACCCGCACGGTGCACTTTGGTCGCCCGCCGCAGACTTACCTCGATATCGCCAAGGCCATTGTCGACGGTGTGGATGCCGGGCTCGAAAAGGCGCGTTCCGGCAACACCGCCGAGGAGGTCGAGGCCGCATGGCAGGCGGTTCTGCGCAGCCGGGGACTGAAGAAGGAAAGCCGCGTCGGTTATCCGATCGGCCTCGCCTATCCGCCGGACTGGGGCGAGCGCACGGTCAGTCTCCGGCCCGGCGACCGGACCGAGTTACAGCCGGGCATGTGCTTTCACATGATGGCGGGCGTCTGGCTTGGCGATTTTGGCCTGGCGATATCCGAGTCCTTCGTTGTCACGGACAAGGGCGGAGAGAAGCTTTGCACGTCGCCGCGGGAGCTGATCGTCGTCGAATAG
- the ehuC gene encoding ectoine/hydroxyectoine ABC transporter permease subunit EhuC yields the protein MWIRMLAAMLAATLVLIALLSANAEYRLFMPGLLEGAVLTVEITLLGAVLAVFMALVAALAKLYGPLPIRWLSTTYIEIFRGTSALVQLFWLYFVLPQFGVFLDAFLVAVLALGLNIGAYGAEVVRGAILSVARGQWEASIALNMSKAQMLRRIILPQAFTAMIPPWGNLFIELVKSTSLVSLITLADLTFKAQQMNQTTLKTVPVFTLVLLIYLAISLTVTIVMRLLEQRASKGLTRGRVA from the coding sequence ATGTGGATTCGCATGCTCGCCGCAATGCTCGCGGCAACGTTGGTGCTGATTGCCCTGCTTTCAGCCAACGCTGAATACCGGCTCTTCATGCCGGGTTTGCTCGAAGGCGCCGTGCTGACGGTAGAGATAACGCTTCTGGGAGCCGTACTCGCCGTGTTCATGGCGCTGGTGGCGGCGCTCGCAAAGCTCTACGGCCCTCTGCCGATAAGATGGCTTTCGACGACCTACATTGAGATCTTCCGCGGGACTTCCGCGTTGGTGCAGCTCTTCTGGCTCTATTTCGTCCTGCCGCAATTCGGCGTATTCCTTGACGCCTTCCTGGTGGCGGTTCTGGCGCTCGGCCTGAACATTGGAGCCTATGGAGCGGAGGTGGTGCGAGGTGCCATCCTCTCCGTGGCCCGCGGACAGTGGGAGGCTTCGATCGCGCTCAACATGTCGAAGGCACAAATGCTGCGTCGGATCATCCTGCCTCAGGCCTTTACGGCCATGATCCCTCCCTGGGGCAACCTTTTTATCGAATTGGTGAAGTCTACCTCGCTCGTTTCCCTGATTACGCTGGCGGACCTCACCTTCAAGGCCCAGCAGATGAACCAGACCACGCTGAAGACCGTCCCTGTGTTTACCCTCGTACTGCTGATCTATCTGGCCATTTCTCTAACCGTCACCATTGTCATGCGCCTGCTTGAGCAGCGTGCTTCGAAGGGACTGACACGCGGAAGGGTCGCCTGA
- a CDS encoding VOC family protein, whose product MSETTVNVRYMVDDVEASVEWYTKYLGFSLLSNHAPAFADVKRGALRLLLSGPLSSAGRPMPDGERPQPGGWNRIHLIVDDLAAEVARLRAAGATFRNDIVTGPGGSQILLIDPSGNFVELFQPAGL is encoded by the coding sequence ATGTCGGAAACAACCGTCAACGTGCGCTACATGGTTGATGACGTCGAGGCTTCTGTCGAATGGTACACGAAGTATCTGGGCTTTTCACTTCTCTCCAACCACGCTCCGGCCTTCGCGGACGTCAAGCGGGGAGCCCTGCGGCTGTTGCTGAGTGGCCCCTTGAGCTCTGCGGGACGACCGATGCCTGACGGCGAGCGTCCTCAACCGGGCGGCTGGAATCGGATTCACCTCATTGTCGATGATTTGGCCGCCGAGGTCGCCCGACTGCGAGCCGCCGGCGCCACGTTCCGCAACGACATCGTGACCGGACCCGGCGGATCACAGATCCTGTTGATCGACCCGTCCGGCAATTTCGTCGAGTTGTTTCAGCCCGCCGGTCTCTGA
- a CDS encoding NAD-dependent succinate-semialdehyde dehydrogenase — MTAVFARTTFHDALNHLNDRQLLRELAYVGGRWVAGRDGKAFEVSDPATGATLSWIASLDAVQTSEAVDVAAKAFPAWRNMLPQARAAILRKWYELMLAAKEDLALLMTLEQGKPLAESRGEIDYAASFIEWYAEEGKRLNAESVTSHLPGAEMIVRREALGVVGIVTPWNFPSAMITRKAAGALAAGCTVVAHPSSETPLSALALAELGERAGLPAGVFNVVTGDAATIVGRLCEEPRVRAMSFTGSTEIGKLIARQCAPTMKRLVMELGGHAPLIVFADANVEKAADIAIAAKFATSGQDCLAANRIYVERPILKAFNEAFAARVSRLKVGAGLAQDTDIGPLMHERAIAKVEEQVADALKCGAKLAIGGKRHAAGPLFFQPTVLTDVPDDALIMREETFGPVAAVTAFDSEDEVIARANNTEYALVAYVVTENGARQLRLARALEYGMVAINRVKITGGPIPFGGWKQSGLAREGSRHGMEAFTELKYLCIDTAA; from the coding sequence ATGACTGCTGTTTTCGCGCGCACGACCTTCCATGACGCATTGAACCACCTCAATGATCGGCAGCTCTTACGAGAGCTCGCCTATGTCGGAGGGCGTTGGGTTGCCGGGCGTGATGGCAAGGCCTTCGAAGTTTCAGACCCGGCAACCGGAGCGACGCTTTCCTGGATCGCTTCGCTCGACGCCGTCCAAACTTCGGAAGCCGTCGATGTCGCTGCCAAGGCTTTCCCGGCGTGGCGCAACATGCTGCCGCAAGCACGCGCCGCCATTCTGCGCAAGTGGTACGAGCTGATGCTTGCCGCCAAGGAGGATCTCGCCCTGCTGATGACACTGGAGCAGGGCAAACCGCTTGCGGAATCCCGCGGCGAAATCGACTACGCCGCCTCCTTCATCGAATGGTATGCCGAGGAAGGCAAGCGGCTCAACGCCGAGAGCGTGACGAGCCATCTGCCGGGCGCGGAAATGATCGTGCGCCGCGAAGCACTCGGCGTGGTCGGCATCGTCACGCCCTGGAATTTCCCCTCGGCGATGATCACCCGAAAGGCGGCCGGTGCGCTCGCTGCCGGCTGCACTGTCGTTGCTCACCCCTCCTCCGAGACGCCGCTTTCCGCCCTGGCGCTTGCGGAACTCGGCGAGCGCGCCGGTCTTCCGGCCGGAGTCTTCAACGTTGTCACCGGTGATGCTGCGACCATTGTTGGCCGCCTGTGCGAGGAGCCCCGCGTCCGCGCCATGAGCTTCACCGGCTCCACTGAGATCGGCAAGCTGATCGCCCGCCAGTGCGCTCCGACGATGAAGCGGCTGGTGATGGAACTCGGCGGCCATGCGCCGCTCATCGTGTTCGCCGATGCCAACGTGGAGAAGGCGGCAGACATCGCAATCGCCGCAAAGTTCGCGACCTCTGGGCAGGACTGCCTCGCGGCAAACCGGATCTATGTCGAACGGCCGATCCTGAAAGCCTTCAACGAGGCTTTCGCTGCACGCGTTTCCCGTCTTAAAGTCGGTGCGGGGCTCGCACAAGACACGGACATCGGACCGCTCATGCATGAGCGCGCCATCGCCAAAGTAGAGGAGCAAGTCGCCGACGCGCTGAAATGCGGCGCGAAACTCGCGATCGGCGGCAAGCGGCACGCCGCAGGACCGCTGTTCTTCCAGCCGACCGTGCTCACCGATGTGCCCGACGACGCGCTAATCATGCGCGAAGAGACATTCGGCCCCGTGGCCGCCGTCACCGCATTCGACAGCGAGGATGAGGTGATCGCTCGGGCGAACAACACCGAATATGCCCTCGTGGCCTATGTCGTCACCGAAAACGGCGCTCGCCAGCTGCGGCTCGCACGCGCGCTCGAGTACGGTATGGTGGCAATCAACCGGGTGAAGATCACCGGCGGACCGATCCCCTTCGGCGGTTGGAAGCAGTCCGGCCTGGCACGCGAGGGCTCACGCCATGGCATGGAGGCCTTCACCGAACTCAAATATCTCTGCATCGACACTGCCGCCTGA
- the ehuD gene encoding ectoine/hydroxyectoine ABC transporter permease subunit EhuD: protein MMWDWTFTFEILPVLARAAIMTVQATALGFTIAATLGLVLASIRLAFPVAGVVVTVLVELIRSTPLLIQIFFLYFVLPKAGIVLDAFTAGVAAIGIHYAAYCSEVYRAGFENVPRGQWEASIALNLSPWNTFKDIILPQALPPVVPALGNYLIALFKETPLLSAIAVLELMQTAKNIGSETFRYTEPVTLVGVFFLVMSLVSAGIIRMLESWLQRR, encoded by the coding sequence CTGATGTGGGACTGGACATTCACATTCGAGATTCTGCCGGTCCTTGCTCGGGCGGCGATCATGACGGTCCAAGCGACCGCTCTCGGCTTCACTATCGCGGCGACACTCGGGCTTGTGCTCGCCTCCATCAGGCTGGCCTTTCCGGTTGCCGGCGTCGTGGTCACGGTATTGGTGGAACTCATCCGGTCGACGCCCCTGCTTATCCAGATATTCTTCCTATACTTCGTCTTGCCCAAGGCGGGGATCGTGTTGGATGCGTTTACCGCGGGCGTGGCAGCGATAGGCATTCACTACGCCGCCTATTGCTCCGAGGTTTACCGGGCCGGATTCGAGAACGTACCGAGGGGGCAATGGGAGGCATCCATCGCTCTCAATCTGTCCCCGTGGAACACTTTCAAGGATATAATCCTACCTCAGGCTCTGCCTCCCGTCGTTCCCGCGCTCGGAAACTATCTGATCGCGCTTTTCAAGGAGACGCCCTTGCTCTCGGCCATTGCGGTCCTCGAGCTCATGCAGACCGCAAAGAACATCGGATCTGAAACCTTCCGCTATACCGAGCCCGTTACGCTCGTCGGGGTGTTCTTCCTTGTCATGAGTCTGGTTTCAGCGGGCATCATCCGGATGCTCGAATCCTGGTTGCAGCGGAGATAA
- a CDS encoding GntR family transcriptional regulator, producing the protein MHPELPANTEVKESFQPGSVRERFDRIYHTLRDRICMLEYAPSSRLSEEELAKEFSTSRTPVRRVLARLESEGLVESVHGVGTIVTDPDISELVQIYHLRMELALLVGKLSPIPRSAEDLERIRALIARCDEEMKNPTQKAFLHLNMAFFDEIRAFTGNLPLREISERLYYQVVRVVLKMMPKLGLAEEFSAFRNEMQAVLSAAEIGDWEAIGYIRRAHISMSFHRMMAYADKSELSEGRSKA; encoded by the coding sequence TTGCACCCCGAATTGCCCGCCAATACCGAAGTCAAGGAGTCCTTCCAGCCCGGATCGGTCAGGGAGAGGTTCGACCGGATATACCACACTCTCAGGGACCGTATCTGCATGCTCGAGTACGCGCCGAGCAGCCGCCTGTCTGAGGAAGAGTTGGCGAAGGAATTTTCCACCAGCCGCACGCCCGTAAGGCGTGTGCTGGCAAGGCTGGAGTCCGAGGGGCTGGTGGAATCGGTGCATGGCGTCGGGACAATCGTGACCGACCCTGATATCAGCGAGTTGGTGCAGATCTATCATTTGCGCATGGAACTTGCGCTTCTGGTCGGCAAGCTTTCGCCGATTCCTCGCAGCGCCGAGGATCTGGAACGGATCAGGGCGCTGATAGCCCGCTGCGACGAGGAGATGAAAAATCCCACGCAGAAGGCATTCCTGCACCTGAACATGGCATTTTTTGACGAAATCAGGGCGTTCACAGGAAACCTGCCGCTGCGGGAGATCAGCGAGCGGCTCTACTATCAGGTCGTTCGCGTCGTCTTGAAAATGATGCCGAAGCTGGGATTGGCGGAAGAATTCTCGGCCTTTCGCAACGAGATGCAGGCCGTCCTTTCCGCCGCCGAAATCGGCGACTGGGAGGCGATCGGATATATTCGGCGGGCCCACATCTCGATGAGCTTCCACCGCATGATGGCCTACGCCGACAAGTCGGAACTGTCCGAAGGGCGTTCCAAGGCATGA
- the ehuB gene encoding ectoine/hydroxyectoine ABC transporter substrate-binding protein EhuB, producing the protein MFKTLISRRNALRAAALTIAAASFSGYAHAETTLEKAKAAGYIRIGFANEAPFGFATPDGKLTGEAPEVAKAVLKKMGIAEVDGVLTEFGSLIPGLKAGRFDIIAAGMFINPKRCAEITFSEPSYGIGQAMLVAKGNPKAVKDYSTFASNKDLKLAVMAGAVESGYAKDAGLSAEQVVSLPDQSSLVAAVQAGRADAAALTALSIAEMAKKAEGVESTEPFGEVAGKSVKGHGGFGFRKEDKDLVEAFNKELVAFLGTPEHIALVEPLGFGKAYLPNKTTAQLCAGE; encoded by the coding sequence ATGTTCAAAACTCTCATTTCGCGCAGGAATGCACTGAGGGCCGCAGCCCTCACCATCGCCGCCGCGTCCTTCTCCGGCTACGCCCATGCAGAAACGACGCTCGAGAAAGCAAAGGCCGCCGGCTATATCCGCATCGGGTTTGCCAATGAGGCGCCCTTCGGATTCGCCACTCCGGACGGAAAGCTCACGGGAGAGGCTCCGGAAGTCGCCAAGGCCGTGCTCAAGAAAATGGGCATTGCCGAAGTGGACGGCGTCCTCACCGAATTCGGCTCGCTTATCCCTGGCTTGAAGGCAGGTCGTTTCGACATCATCGCGGCGGGCATGTTCATTAATCCCAAGCGCTGCGCCGAGATCACCTTCTCCGAGCCTTCTTATGGCATCGGGCAGGCCATGCTGGTTGCGAAGGGCAATCCCAAGGCAGTAAAAGACTATTCCACTTTCGCGTCCAACAAGGATCTGAAGCTCGCGGTGATGGCGGGTGCTGTCGAGAGTGGCTACGCCAAGGATGCGGGCCTCTCCGCCGAGCAGGTTGTCTCCCTTCCCGACCAGTCCAGCCTCGTCGCCGCTGTTCAGGCCGGCCGCGCCGATGCGGCAGCCCTCACGGCGCTGTCGATCGCCGAAATGGCCAAGAAAGCGGAAGGCGTGGAGTCGACCGAGCCCTTCGGCGAAGTTGCCGGAAAGTCGGTAAAGGGCCATGGCGGCTTCGGCTTCCGTAAGGAGGACAAGGATCTCGTCGAGGCCTTCAATAAGGAGCTCGTCGCCTTCCTGGGCACCCCTGAGCATATCGCCCTCGTCGAACCGCTGGGCTTTGGCAAGGCCTATCTGCCCAACAAGACGACCGCGCAGCTCTGCGCAGGCGAATAA
- a CDS encoding ABC transporter ATP-binding protein translates to MGQLNLKKVQKFYGTYEVLKGVELEVRNGEFVVFVGPSGCGKSTLLRMIAGLDETTAGDIVIDGKRVNDLPPVKRGIAMVFQSYALYPHMTVFENIAFPLRVEKMPDEKLKAKVEHAARILHLDQRLQQKPGMLSGGQRQRVAIGRAIVREPKIFLFDEPLSNLDAALRADMRIELAKLHRQLKATMIYVTHDQVEAMTMADRIVVLNAGEIAQTGAPLELYHKPANTFVAGFIGNPKMNFLPVTCKSVGDAGVEVEYKGQTAIIPVTPRGGMAGATLTLGVRPEHIQIGSGDLTLTVTPSVIERLGAHTVAYASLGGEGENYCAMLPGTAAIRADEEVRTGIRAADCHLFDGTGIAFDRRVEMTDIDMALLDPAAA, encoded by the coding sequence TTGGGACAGCTCAATCTCAAAAAGGTTCAGAAATTCTACGGCACCTACGAAGTGCTGAAGGGCGTCGAGCTCGAAGTCAGGAACGGCGAGTTCGTGGTCTTCGTCGGTCCATCGGGCTGCGGCAAGTCCACGTTGCTCAGAATGATCGCGGGGCTCGACGAGACGACGGCGGGCGACATCGTCATCGATGGCAAGCGTGTCAACGACTTGCCGCCGGTCAAGCGCGGCATCGCCATGGTCTTCCAGTCCTATGCTCTCTATCCGCACATGACTGTGTTCGAGAACATCGCCTTTCCGCTGCGCGTGGAAAAGATGCCCGACGAGAAGCTCAAGGCCAAGGTCGAGCATGCGGCGCGCATTCTTCATCTCGATCAGCGGCTGCAGCAGAAGCCCGGCATGCTTTCCGGCGGCCAACGCCAGCGCGTCGCGATCGGCCGGGCGATCGTGCGCGAGCCGAAGATCTTTCTCTTCGACGAGCCGCTGTCGAACCTTGATGCGGCCTTGCGTGCCGACATGCGCATCGAACTGGCGAAACTGCACCGGCAGCTGAAGGCAACGATGATCTACGTCACGCACGACCAGGTCGAAGCGATGACGATGGCGGACCGGATCGTTGTGCTGAACGCCGGAGAGATCGCCCAGACGGGCGCGCCGCTTGAACTCTACCACAAGCCGGCCAACACCTTCGTGGCCGGCTTCATCGGCAACCCGAAAATGAACTTCCTGCCGGTCACCTGCAAGAGCGTCGGCGACGCCGGCGTCGAGGTCGAGTACAAGGGCCAGACGGCGATCATTCCGGTGACGCCGCGGGGCGGCATGGCCGGTGCGACCTTGACCCTCGGCGTGCGCCCCGAGCATATCCAGATCGGTTCCGGCGACCTGACGTTGACGGTCACACCCTCGGTCATCGAGCGCCTCGGCGCGCATACGGTTGCCTATGCATCGCTCGGAGGTGAGGGGGAGAATTATTGCGCCATGTTGCCGGGGACCGCTGCGATCCGGGCGGACGAAGAGGTGAGGACCGGGATTCGTGCCGCTGATTGCCACCTGTTCGATGGAACCGGCATCGCTTTCGATCGTCGCGTCGAGATGACTGATATCGACATGGCGCTTCTCGACCCTGCGGCGGCCTGA
- a CDS encoding aspartate aminotransferase family protein — MLEKSNELTAWDRDHFFHPSTHMGMHARGETPTRVIGGGEGVYITDVAGKRSLDAFAGLYCVNVGYGRQKIAEAIAEQAKNLAYYHAYVGHGTEASIRLSKMIIDRAPKGMSRVYFGLSGSDANETNIKLIWYYNNMLDRPEKKKIISRWRGYHGSGVMTGSLTGLQLFHNAFDLPRAPILHTEAPYYFRRPDRSMNEEQFSQYCADKLEEMILAEGPETIAAFIGEPILGTGGIVPPPKGYWQKIQAVLSKYDILLVADEVVTGFGRLGTMFGSDHYGIKPDLITIAKGLTSAYAPLSGSIVSEKMWQVLVQGSDELGPIGHGWTYSAHPICAAAGIANLELIDELGIVENAGSTGAYFRSELAKALSEHSHVGEVRGDGLMAAVEFVEDRDDRKFFDPAQKIGPKVATALAERGVLGRAMPQGDILGFAPPLCLTRDEADIVVKAAVGAISEVLGNK, encoded by the coding sequence ATGCTCGAAAAAAGCAACGAACTCACCGCCTGGGACCGCGACCATTTCTTCCATCCGTCCACGCATATGGGCATGCATGCGCGCGGCGAGACCCCGACACGGGTCATCGGCGGCGGCGAAGGCGTTTACATCACCGACGTTGCCGGCAAGCGCAGCCTTGACGCCTTCGCTGGCCTCTACTGCGTCAATGTCGGCTATGGCCGGCAGAAGATAGCCGAGGCGATCGCCGAACAGGCGAAGAACCTCGCCTACTATCACGCCTATGTTGGCCACGGCACCGAGGCGTCGATCCGGCTCTCCAAGATGATCATCGATCGTGCGCCGAAAGGCATGAGCCGCGTCTATTTCGGCCTCTCCGGCTCCGATGCCAACGAGACCAACATCAAGCTCATCTGGTACTACAACAACATGCTCGACAGGCCCGAGAAGAAGAAGATCATTTCGCGCTGGCGCGGCTATCATGGTTCAGGTGTCATGACCGGCTCGCTGACCGGCCTTCAGCTTTTCCACAATGCCTTCGACCTGCCGCGCGCACCGATCCTGCACACCGAGGCGCCCTATTATTTCCGCCGTCCGGACCGCTCAATGAACGAAGAGCAGTTCTCGCAATATTGCGCCGACAAACTGGAGGAAATGATTCTTGCCGAAGGGCCGGAAACGATCGCGGCCTTCATCGGTGAGCCGATCCTTGGTACAGGCGGCATTGTGCCGCCGCCGAAGGGCTATTGGCAGAAGATCCAGGCGGTGCTTTCGAAATACGACATCCTGCTCGTCGCCGACGAGGTCGTCACGGGTTTTGGCCGTCTGGGGACGATGTTCGGCTCCGATCACTATGGCATCAAGCCGGATCTCATCACCATCGCCAAAGGCCTGACCTCGGCCTATGCGCCGCTTTCCGGCAGCATCGTCTCGGAAAAAATGTGGCAGGTGCTGGTGCAGGGATCGGACGAACTCGGCCCGATCGGCCATGGCTGGACCTATTCCGCCCACCCGATCTGCGCTGCCGCCGGAATCGCCAATCTCGAACTGATCGATGAACTCGGCATTGTCGAGAACGCCGGTTCGACCGGAGCATATTTCCGATCCGAACTTGCAAAGGCGCTCTCTGAGCACAGCCACGTCGGCGAAGTGCGCGGAGATGGTTTGATGGCGGCCGTCGAATTCGTCGAGGACCGGGACGATCGGAAATTCTTCGATCCTGCGCAGAAGATCGGCCCGAAGGTGGCGACTGCGCTGGCAGAGCGTGGCGTCCTTGGCCGGGCGATGCCGCAGGGCGACATCCTGGGCTTTGCCCCGCCGCTTTGCCTGACGCGCGATGAGGCCGACATTGTCGTGAAGGCGGCAGTCGGCGCCATCTCTGAAGTCCTCGGCAACAAATAA
- a CDS encoding Lrp/AsnC family transcriptional regulator, translated as MKLDAIDLRILEAIQKDGRITKLALAEKAGLSPTPCWLRLRKLEKAGIVTGYHARLAMRRVAPVTSVLTEITLGNHRQTDFERFERVVASIPEIVACWSVGGGVDYILKIMTPDVDAYQRLMDGLLDRELGIDRYFTYIVTKTVKEETLLPLASLLSHTP; from the coding sequence ATCAAACTTGACGCCATTGATTTGCGCATCCTGGAAGCGATCCAGAAGGATGGAAGAATTACCAAGCTGGCGCTTGCCGAGAAGGCGGGGCTGTCGCCAACGCCTTGCTGGCTGAGGCTGAGGAAACTCGAAAAGGCCGGCATAGTCACGGGTTATCACGCACGGCTCGCGATGCGCCGAGTGGCTCCCGTCACGAGCGTTCTCACCGAGATCACGCTCGGCAACCACCGCCAGACCGATTTCGAACGCTTCGAGCGCGTCGTCGCCTCGATCCCCGAAATCGTCGCCTGCTGGTCGGTCGGCGGAGGCGTCGACTACATTCTGAAAATCATGACACCCGACGTCGACGCCTACCAGCGGCTCATGGATGGCTTGCTGGATCGCGAGTTGGGCATAGACCGCTATTTCACCTACATCGTCACCAAGACGGTCAAGGAAGAAACCCTGCTGCCGCTCGCCAGCCTGCTGTCTCACACACCATAG